The genome window GGAAAGGAACTGCTATCTCCCTAACTATCGTCCTGCTAACGACATTATCGGCATAGCCTTTAAAACCTATTGCCTTATCTGCCTTTTTCCCATTGGGATAAAATACTTTAAACAATTGTGCCGTGCTGCTCCAGGACAGACTTCCGAGGTATTCGATATTCTCTTTCGTGTAAACCTGCCTTTTTTTTACACTTTTGAGATGAGCCATGTAATCACTGTGCAATTGTTTAAACAACTCAACCTGCCCCAGTTCCTGACTAACCCGGATCATGTACAACATGCGATTATAGTTCTTTTTACCTGCCTTGTATTCCTCTTCGAGCCTGTTAAATTCTTCATATTTATCGACGTACACCTGACCGGGCTGGACGGCTGTAGCGGCAGTTGCAATAAATTTCTCTACTCTCTGAAATCCTTTATCTATGTACACCACCTGCCCCTGCGGCGATAAAAAAATATAGGTAGGAAATGCCATTACCCGGTATTGATCTTGTATGGCCCGGGCATCTGCATACCAATTTTTCACCTCCTCGTTATCATTTTTGGTTTTATCCATCTGGACCTTTACGGCAATAAACCGCTCATTGATAAAGCTACCCACCGTATCGTTCACATACACCGATCTATCCATTTGCTTACAGGGACCGCACCAGGTAGCAAAACAATCCAGGAAAATATACTTATTTTCCTTACGGGCCTTTTCCTTTACCTCTTGCCAGCTAAGCCCATTTGTCCATTTGATCCCTCCACCAGGGAACTGCTGTGCAGCAGCACTGAAAAAAAACATCAACATCAAGAGCCATAAACCAAACCATCTTGTCATATACTTGTTTAAATTGGAACGTATACCCTCCTTATTTAACCACGTATTCAAAAAAACAGCTCCATTGCTCTAGTAGCTTCTTTCGATCAAATAAACTGATAATCAATCCTCAACCTGCTGAAAAATGCCATTTCGGCCCCAAGGCACAGTAAAACATTGTAAAAAAACTCGCCAACAATATAGTTGCCCTTTTCGAGTTGTTCGTTTTTATCTATAGTACCGGCTTCACAAAAAGATCACCTATCTGCGCCGGAAGTCACTTCACGGTATAGAAACCCGTTAAACCTTCTCAATCATTTGCGCTCATCCAGCCTATTAGCCATTGCTTATCCGTACGAAAAACCAAACTGCTAACAACATTAAGGTACTTAAAGGTTCATCTATGCTACGCTCTGCTTATGGTAAAGGCCCGGGCTGTTTTGTATGCTCTATCACAGCTCCGTTCAGGCGAACAATTAGATTTT of Paraflavitalea devenefica contains these proteins:
- a CDS encoding DUF255 domain-containing protein; protein product: MTRWFGLWLLMLMFFFSAAAQQFPGGGIKWTNGLSWQEVKEKARKENKYIFLDCFATWCGPCKQMDRSVYVNDTVGSFINERFIAVKVQMDKTKNDNEEVKNWYADARAIQDQYRVMAFPTYIFLSPQGQVVYIDKGFQRVEKFIATAATAVQPGQVYVDKYEEFNRLEEEYKAGKKNYNRMLYMIRVSQELGQVELFKQLHSDYMAHLKSVKKRQVYTKENIEYLGSLSWSSTAQLFKVFYPNGKKADKAIGFKGYADNVVSRTIVREIAVPFLGVQASFNMLGGKRDTAEADWAGLYKKLTAKFPQKYVDRAFLEAKIMWYEQRFNYPLLAQFYLEKLDKYGLDTVSAKSNTTYTLVNHYCWQFFLRINDQGVLERAANHMEKAVKARPDFQAYDTYANLLYKAGKKTEAIYWEERALGLVKEKQITDQGNRYFAAKVNNFAAVLSKMRSDKPTWPVKK